A single region of the Brachypodium distachyon strain Bd21 chromosome 3, Brachypodium_distachyon_v3.0, whole genome shotgun sequence genome encodes:
- the LOC100823593 gene encoding pentatricopeptide repeat-containing protein At5g08510, translating to MHPLTLSSTALLRLIKSLSPATPRAHLSASGIHCLLFKAGLLHAGAHLPTALLSAYGALGRSGHARDLFDEMPNQSLVARTAMARAHAVSGQAAQALDLFQDMIADGFMPDNVALAVVLAACHGAGSCTARRSPGRMVHAFIVACGIEPDVFVSTELIRVYGERGEMTVARRVFDSMPTKSTIAWNTMVHQYVRNKDIEAAYRLFLAMPRRDVVSWNTVIAGYCLVGRCKEALGLFRQMVSPSSCTVHPNGPTMSTVLSACAGAGCLETGIWVHLYIDKNQMNDNGTLDRCLIDMYAKCGSIDKALQVFEKAPGKRDLYSWTTVICGLAMHGRANDVLRMFSMMQDSGMCPDDVTFVGVLNACAHGGLVDEGLHHFYSMQEKYRITPKIEHYGCMIDLLGRVGRLPEAYRMIQTMPMKPNMVIWGAFLSACKVHSSVELGEIAAAEVTRLDPDDPWARVMMSSMYAKAQDWSGLARERREMNSLQMKKTPGCSSVALDGEVHEFVAGGNQHPLCAEICSVLETVEAQSHTG from the coding sequence ATGCACCCGCTTACCCTGTCCTCCAccgcgctcctccgcctcaTCAAGTCGCtgtcgccggcgacgccgcgggcGCACCTCTCGGCCTCCGGTATCCACTGTCTCCTCTTCAAAGCTGGGCTCCTCCACGCTGGGGCGCACCTTCCCACGGCGCTATTATCCGCGTACGGTGCGCTCGGTCGTTCGGGCCATGCTCGGGACCTGTTCGATGAAATGCCTAACCAGAGCCTCGTCGCGCGCACTGCCATGGCGCGTGCCCACGCGGTGTCCGGGCAGGCGGCCCAGGCTCTGGATTTGTTCCAGGACATGATCGCGGACGGCTTCATGCCAGACAATGTTGCCCTGGCGGTTGTGCTTGCCGCTTGCCACGGAGCTGGTTCTTGTACGGCCAGGAGGAGCCCAGGCAGGATGGTCCATGCTTTCATAGTGGCCTGTGGCATTGAGCCTGATGTGTTCGTATCTACCGAACTTATTAGGGTCTATGGGGAGCGCGGTGAGATGACTGTTGCTAGGAGAGTTTTTGACAGCATGCCAACGAAGAGTACCATTGCTTGGAACACCATGGTGCACCAGTATGTTAGGAATAAAGATATTGAGGCTGCATATCGGCTCTTTCTTGCGATGCCAAGGAGGGATGTGGTATCATGGAACACAGTGATAGCCGGGTATTGCCTGGTTGGTCGGTGCAAGGAGGCATTAGGGTTATTCCGTCAGATGGTATCTCCATCATCATGTACGGTGCACCCAAATGGGCCTACAATGAGCACTGTCCTTAGTGCTTGTGCAGGTGCAGGTTGCTTGGAGACTGGGATTTGGGTCCATCTGTATATTGACAAGAATCAGATGAATGACAACGGCACATTGGATAGATGCTTGATAGACATGTACGCCAAATGCGGAAGCATTGACAAGGCCTTACAAGTGTTCGAGAAGGCACCTGGGAAGAGGGACTTGTACTCATGGACAACCGTTATCTGTGGACTTGCAATGCATGGTCGGGCCAATGATGTGTTGCGGATGTTTAGCATGATGCAAGATAGTGGTATGTGCCCTGATGATGTTACATTTGTGGGTGTCTTAAACGCCTGTGCACATGGAGGGTTGGTAGACGAAGGTCTTCACCACTTTTACTCCATGCAGGAGAAATATAGAATAACACCCAAGATTGAGCACTATGGTTGTATGATCGATCTTCTTGGCCGCGTTGGGCGATTGCCAGAAGCATATAGGATGATACAAACAATGCCAATGAAGCCtaacatggtaatatggggaGCTTTCTTGAGTGCATGCAAAGTTCATAGCAGTGTGGAACTTGGTGAGATTGCGGCAGCAGAAGTCACTAGGTTGGACCCAGATGACCCTTGGGCAAGGGTGATGATGTCCAGCATGTATGCAAAAGCCCAGGATTGGAGCGGTCTTGccagggagaggagggagatgaACAGTTTGCAGATGAAGAAGACTCCAGGGTGCAGCTCGGTCGCGCTTGATGGTGAGGTGCATGAGTTTGTCGCCGGTGGCAATCAGCATCCTCTGTGTGCTGAGATCTGCTCTGTACTGGAGACTGTTGAGGCACAGTCACATACAGGTTGA